Part of the Mycoplasma mycoides subsp. mycoides SC str. PG1 genome is shown below.
TTGATTTTTGTTTTTTAATAAAAACTAATGATCCTAACATTGCATAAATCATATATGCAGCCATAAATGAAAAATGAATAAATATATTAGGATTAATCATCCCAGCAGTATAACTTAAAGCTCCAACTAAAGCCCCACCCATAGGACCAAACAACATACCAGATAAAAATAAAACAAAATTACCAAACATTAATCGCGCACCAAAAACACCACTATAACCAAGAAAATTTGTTAGTAAAACAATTAATGCTACTTGCATTGCCATCATTGTTAATTTAATAGTTGTAATAGTTTTTAAAAATTTAGGATCCATCATGTAAGCTATTGCAAATAATAAAATGATTACACAAATAGCAGCTCCATTTGTTAAGAAAAACAACATTTTAGCAGCCTCTCATTAAAATTTAATATTTTACATTAATTATTGTATCAAGTATCTAAACTATTAAAACATATATAAATTATTTTTATTTTTTAAAAATTATTTTACTTATAATTAATCTTTTTTAAATATTGTTTTATTAGTTCAATCGCTCTTTTTGAATAAAATTTTTTACTATTATCAGATAATTCAAAACCATCAATCAAATCAACTAAAGCTCAATTAATTCTCATTGGATTAAAATTAGAATCAGTTTTTAATAAGTAATTATAAAGTGAACCTATTGTTGAATTTTTATTAGGTAAAATCATTTTTTTATTATTTAAATATCTATCTAAATTAATTGCACTAATTAATCCAGAACAAACTGATTCAACATATCCATCAACTCCAATAATTTGACCTGCAAAAAAAATATTTTTATTTGTTTTTAATTGCACACCTAAATTTAATAACTTTTTAGTGTTAATGTAATTATTTTTATGCATAACACCATATCTCATAATTTTTAAATTTTCTAATCCAGGAATTAAACTAAAAACTTTTAATTGTTCATTTCACATTAAACTAGTTTGAAAATTAACTATTGTATATAAATTATCAATAACACTATCTTTTTTTAATGTAATAGTTATATAAGCATTATTATTAATTGGTTTAAAATGATTAATAAATTCTTGTTTGTTTTTAGCTAAACTTTCAATGCTAAAATAATTGTTTTTTTCTAGTAATTTAATTTCGTTTTTTAATGGTGAATTAAAAGTTTTTGCACTAATTAAAGCATTGTAAAATTTTTCAAATTGTTCTTTATTTAAATCACAATATAAATAATCTAAATTATTATCTAAACTATAACAAATATTTTTATTTATTGATTGTTTTAAAATAGTTGGTTCTACAGTATCAAATAATTTTAAATTCTTTTTATTAATTATTTTTTTTAAATTAGTTAAAAAACTTGGTGTTGAAATAGGACCAATGGCTATAATTGTTGGAATATTTAAATCAATATTTAAATATTCTTGTTCTATAATTTTTAAATTATTAAAAGTTTTTAAATAATTAGTAATATATTTACTAAACTCAATTCTATTTACAACTAATTCATTATTTTGATTTATACTAGCATATTTTGCTGCTTTTATAATTAGTGAATCTAGTAATTCTAATTCTTTTTTTAGAGTACCAACACTAGTGTTTAAATCAGTCGATCTAAATGAATCTGAATATGCTAATTCACAAAAATAATCATAATGTTGAATTGGATTTTTTTTAATAGTTTTAATTTCATACAATTCAACAAAATAACCTTTTTTTAATAAATAATAAGCAGCTTCACACCCTGATAGACCTGCTCCAATAATTCTTATTGTTTTCATATTATTATCTTATATTTATAATCATAAAAAAATAATTAATAAATTCTATTAAAGTTTTAAATAAAGAAAATAATTTTTAATTAAATTATATTTATAGTTTTAGATTTTATTGCTTTTTTTATTTAATTTAAAAAATATGAAAAAAATATACTTATGATTTTTAATACAAAAATACTAATCAATAACTTTTAATAATATAACTACATACTTTATAATAATTGATAAATTATGCAAGTAATTATTTAAATTAAATACTAAAAAAGAACTTTTAAAGCTTAATTTTTAATTTTTTTAATTTTATTTCTTTTCATTATTCATATTAATAAACCAGTTAATGTAATAATACTCAAACCTATTAAAAGTGAAATAACTATTCAAAATGTATTAGTTTTTTTATATTGTTGTTTTTGAGTTATATTTGAAATCTTTTCTAAAATTTGATTTTTGTCTTCTTTATTATTAGAAATATCGTTTGAATTATTGTTTAAAACAGAAACATTTTGACTAGAAGTATTGTTATTTAATTGATCATTAGAAATAATATCAGATGATAAATCATCAACAACAACTCATTCTAATAACATAGTGTCTTTTTGATTTTCAAATACATAATTTGGATCTAGAATTTTTAATACTACAGCATACTTACCAATTTGGTTTTTTCAATTTTCTCTAATTTCAACTAAATTAGTATCAATAAGCTAATTAAACTCAGGAGAAACACCATTAATTGGATCGTTTTTTAATTTATTATTTATCAACTGTAATCCTTGATAAATAATTTTTTATTATTTATTTTGCATATATATAATGATTATAGATACGAAAAATATATGTGTATTTCTATGAATACACCACAAAAAGGACATTATATGAAAAAAATATTAACAATATTAGGATCTGTTTGTTTAGTGGCAACAACAAGTGCTGCAGTAATTGCTTGTGGTGATAGAACTCCAAGTATTAAATCTAATGAAAAGGTTGAAAATAAAGAAAAGACAAAACCTTCTGAAACACCTAAAAAAGAAGATTCTAAAAAGGAAGAAAAGAAAGAAGAAAAGAAAGCTAAACCAGCAGCAACAACTACTACAGTAGCTAGAAAAGAAGTAAAAGCTAAAAGTGATGCTGAAATCGCTTCAGAATTAACTAAAGAATTATTTTTATTAATGGGTGATTCAAATTCAAAATCTAAAAATAATCAATTAACTAGTAGTACTGAAAATATATTAAAAAAAACAAGAAGAAAATGCCTCAAAATCAGTTTCAGTAAGTCGTGTACCAAGAAACGTTAATAATGAAAATGACTCTTCTTTAGTTAACAGTTGATTAAGAGGTATAAACGGATAATTAAAATTTAGACTTGCAATACTGCAAGTTTTTTTATTTAGTAGGGACTGAAAACTCTAATAATAAAGGAAATCTTAATTTGTTAATATGCAAAAATCACATAAAAGTGTTTGTATTTCTTAATAAGTGTTTGTATTTTCGTTAATTTTCTTAATAAGTGTTGGTATAATTAATATATCTAATTGCTTTATAAAATATAGGAGAATATATAATGTTTAAAATACCTACCTATTGAATCATCAACACATGAAAACAAAGAATTATTTGATGAAAACAAACCTAAAAACGTTTTAAGAACAATTTGTGCTTTTGCAAATACAAATACTGGTTCTATTTATATAGGTATTAGTGATAATGGTCAAATTATTGGTATTGATAATGTTAAAGAAAAAATAAATAAATTATCAAGCTTTATAAAAGACAAAATAAATCCTATTCCAAAATTTACTATAAGATCAGAAATTATTGATAATAAGTCAATAATAATTATAGAAGTTGAAAAAGGTGATAACACACCTTATTATTTATTTGATCAAGGAAGTTTAACTGCTTATGTGAGATATGATGATCAAACTCATATTGCTTCAAGAGATGAAATATTTAGTTTAGGCTTAAGTGGAAAAAATCTTTCATATGATGCATTACAAACAGATATATCATGAAATAGTGCAACTTTTAATTTACTTAATAGTTATTTTAAAGAACTTGGTATAAGAATTATAGAAGATTATAATGATCTAGTTTCATTAGAATTAGCTAAAAATAATGTACTTACAAATGCAGGTGCATTATTAGCAGATCAAAAATTTATTAAGCATTCTTTAGTTTTTGCAACATATTGAAACGATTTTGAAAAATCAAATAATAAAACTGGTAAAAGTATGGATAATTTTGATGGAAATTTATTAGAAATACTAAAAAACAGTCAACAATTTATAGAAAATAAATCTAATGTAGATTTTAAAAAAACAGATACTAAACGTATAGAATATCCAGATTATCCAAAATTAGCTATTAGAGAAGCTCTAGTAAATGCTTTGGTGCATAGAGATTACAATAAGTTTTATGATCAAATTAATATTAATATTTATACTGATAGATTAGAAATAATTTCTCCTGGTGGAATGGTTGATAAAAGTAAAATACAAGAATTAGATCCTTATAGAATTGAATCTAAAAGAAGAAATCCAATTTTAGCAAACATTTTTTCTATGTTAAAACTAATGGAAAGAAGAGGTAGTGGAATTAAAAGAAATTTTAAATATTTATGCAATACAAGAAAATTACAGTTTAAAACATACCCCAGAATTTATATCTGATGATAAATCATTTATTGTCATTTTAAAAAATCTAAATTATGAACAAGATCAATCATCAAATATTAGTGTTAGTGAATATTTAAATAAAATTGATACTAAAATTCACTCTAATATAAAACAAGACATTGATACAGACGAAAACAAATCTCGTTCTACTACAACAGAACAAATAGAAATTGTTTTAGAATTCGCTAAAAAGCACAGTAAATTTAAAAGAATTGATATTGATAAACTATTAAATGTATCACCAACTAGAAGTAGAGAAATATTAAATCAACTAGTTAAAAAAAATAAATTAATTACTATTGGTAGTTTTAAAGATAAAGAATATCTATTAGCTTAGATTTCTTTATTTCATACGTTTCCCAGTTTAAGCATAAAACAAGAAAACATACTTATGTAAATTTTTGATCTCATAAGTTATGTTTTTTATAATGTAATGTCTAAGTGACTTTTTCTTTTGTTAAAAGCTCTAATAATATTTGATAAGTTTGCCAACTTTCTTGTAACTCATCATTATACACTTGTATAGTTTCGATTTTTTGTTTATTTACAAATACTTCAATTTCTTTAACTTCTTTGATAACATTAATCACTTTATGCTCAGTGATTTTGCTTTTTCCAGTCAGTCCTAATTTTGAATTTAGAATGTAGATGATGTAGTTTAAAAACACTAATGAAATGAAACATAAACAAATGTAACCAACAATATGGTTTCAAGTTGATAAATACATTGGACGAAGAGATAATTTACCTTTTAATGTCTTGAAATTAGACTCAATTTGTCATTGTTTTGAATATAAATTAATAACTTCTTTTACTGATAAATCTGTTCTATTTGTTTCATAAACATAGTATCCATCATATTTTTGATCTTCTTGTATTTTTTCTATGTCAAGTTCATAAAATGCACCTTTGTTTATAGGTTTAAAGAATCTATATTTTTTAGATCCCGCTAAATCATCACAAGAAACAAGATTATCTTTATTCATTTTCTTAGTGAAATCCTACGTTTCCCACTTAGTCGCGAAAACACTCAGTTTTCAGCGGCTATATTTTTTATAAAAAAATATAATTTATTATGCTTTTATGCTTAAATATGATATAATAAAGACGTGAAGAAGTCAAGAAATGATGTAAAAAGACAATGAAGAACATCAATAGCAAGAGTTAAAAAAGGCGAATCTTATCAATTGGAGTGCCAAGACCAGATAACAAAGGTTTTGTATATAGATTGGGATATGGATATTTGCATGAATTAAAACAATATCACGATGATCCGCTAGCAATTATCAAAGCAATTATTGCAAACTTTCCATTGTCTTGAACAAAAGAACAAGCAAGAACTAAATTAGATGAAATTTTTAAAGAGAAAAAAGAAACCAAAAAAGAAGTTTTAGAAAGGTTTAAAGGTTACGAAGTAGTTGAAAAACTATTTGATTATTTCAATATTTTTAATGATTGTTCTCCCACAAAATCGACAACATTAAAAGATGTTGTTTTACAGTTGATTTATCAAAGAATTAAAAATCCAATAAGTGTTTTTAACACTTATAAGACAGCAAAAAAAGAAAAAATAGACACTCATTCAAAAAATTCATTTTATAGATCATTAGACTATATAGCAAAAAACAAAGATGAAATTTTAAGAAATTTAAATGCAAAAATTTGTGCAAATACCAATAGAAAAATTGATGTATTATGATTTGACGCAACAACTACTTATTTTGAAACATTTTCTCGTGAAGGTTATAAAAAACCTGGTTATTCAAAAGATGGAAAATTTAAAGAAGACCAGATTGTTATAGGTATGGCAACTGATGAAAATGGAATACCGTTACACTACAAAATATTTCCAGGAAATGTTGCTGATCCAAATACTTTAATACCATTTATGCTTGAAATTGCAGATATTTATGAAGTTAACAGTGTAACTATAATTGCTGACAAAGGAATGAGTGTTAATAGAAATATTAGATTTTTAGAATCTAAGAATTGAAAATACATAATCTCATACAGAATGAAAGCTGGAAGCAAACAATTTAAAGAGTATATATTAGATGAAAAAGATTATATAAATGATGGTGGTTTGATATACAAAACTCGTGATATTGCATCTTCATACAATAAAAAAAGAATTAATGGACATTTTAGAAGACAAATAATTAGTTTTAGTCAAAAACGAGCAACTAAAGACAAAAACGATAGAGACATTTTAATTCAAAATTTCACTAAGAAAATGAATAAAGATAATCTTGTTTCTTGTGATGATTTAGCGGGATCTAAAAAATATAGATTCTTTAAACCTATAAACAAAGGTGCATTTTATGAACTTGACATAGAAAAAATACAAGAAGATCAAAAATATGATGGATACTATGTTTATGAAACAAATAGAACAGATTTATCAGTAAAAGAAGTTATTAATTTATATTCAAAACAATGACAAATTGAGTCTAATTTCAAGACATTAAAAGGTAAATTATCTCTTCGTCCAATGTATTTATCAACTTGAAACCATATTGTTGGTTACATTTGTTTATGTTTCATTTCATTAGTGTTTTTAAACTACATCATCTACATTCTAAATTCAAAATTAGGACTGACTGGAAAAAGCAAAATCATGAGCATAAAGTGATTAATGTTATCAAAGAAGTTAAAGAAATTGAAGTATTTGTAAATAAACAAAAAATCGAAACTATACAAGTGTATAATGATGAGTTACAAGAAAGTTGGCAAACTTATCAAATATTATTAGAGCTTTTAACAAAAGAAAAAGTCACTTAGACATTACATTTATAAAAAACATAACTTATGAGATCAAAAATTTACATAAGTATGTTTTCTTGTTTTATGCTTAAACTGGGAAACGTAGGAGAATCTATATTTTTTAGATCCCGCTAAATCATCACAAGAAACAAGATTATCTTTATTCATTTTCTTAGTGAAATTTTGAATTAAAATGTCTCTATTGTTTTTGTCTTTAGTTGCTCGTTTTTGACTAAAACTAATTATTTGTCTTCTAAAATGTCCATTAATTCTTTTTTTATTGCATGAAGATGCAATATCACGAGTTTTGTATATCAAACCACCATCATTTATATAATCTTTTTCATCTAATATATACTCTTTAAATTGTTTGCTTCCAGCTTTCATTCTGTATGAGATTATGTATTTTCAATTCTTAGATTCTAAAAATCTAATATTTCTATTAACACACATTCCTTTGTCAGCAATTATAGTTACACTGTTAACTTCATAAATATCTGCAATTTCAAGCATAAATGGTATTAAAGTATTTGGATCAGCAACATTTCCTGGAAATATTTTGTAGTGTAACGGTATTCCATTTTCATCAGTTGCCATACCTATAACAATCTGGTCTTCTTTAAATTTTCCATCTTTTGAATAACCAGGTTTTTTATAACCTTCACGAGAAAATGTTTCAAAATAAGTAGTTGTTGCGTCAAATCATAATACATCAATTTTTCTATTGGTATTTGCACAAATTTTTGCATTTAAATTTCTTAAAATTTCATCTTTGTTTTTTGCTATATAGTCTAATGATCTATAAAATGATTTTTTTGAATGAGTGTCTATTTTTTCTTTTTTTGCTGTCTTATAAGTGTTAAAAACACTTATTGGATTTTTAATTCTTTGATAAATCAACTGTAAAACAACATCTTTTAATGTTGTCGATTTTGTGGGAGAACAATCATTAAAAATATTGAAATAATCAAATAGTTTTTCAACTACTTCGTAACCTTTAAACCTTTCTAAAACTTCTTTTTTGGTTTCTTTTTTCTCTTTAAAAATTTCATCTAATTTAGTTCTTGCTTGTTCTTTTGTTCAAGACAATGGAAAGTTTGCAATAATTGCTTTGATAATTGCTAGCGGATCATCGTGATATTGTTTTAATTCATGCAAATATCCATATCCCAATCTATATACAAAACCTTTGTTATCTGGTCTTGGCACTCCAATTGATAAGTATTCGCCTTTTTTAACTCTTGCTATTGATGTTCTTCATTGTCTTTTTACATCATTTCTTGACTTCTTCACGTCTTTATTATATCATATTTAAGCATAAAAGCATAATAAATTATATTTTTTTATAAAAAAATATAGCCGCTGAAAACTGAGTGTTTTCGCGACTAAGTGGGAAACGTAGGAAATAAATTAATTACTATTGGTAGTTTTAAAGATAAAGAATATCTATTAGCTTAGATTTCTTTATTTCTTTATTAACTTTTTTAATTATAAAAACCTTGTTTAAATTCATCAACATAAAGATTTTTTAATTTATCGTAATATATTTGTTTAACATATGGAATAAAACTATTTTTATCATCTAATCTTTTATTAAGCTCATCTCTTGGTATAGAATGATAAACATTAATAACTTCTTGCATTATTTTTTTTAATTTTGATTAATCATTTGGGAACGACCTTCATAAGTTTTTTACTATATCAAGCATCCATCTAGTTCTATTATTTTCAAAATCAAAACCTGTAACTTCATGAAGAATCAAATTATGTTTATTTTCATAAAGTTTACCCATCAATTTATCTTAAATTCAAGGATTTAATTGATAGTTATTACGATATTCATTGTCTCGAAATAGTTTTTCAAATAATTTTTTATCCATTATATTTACAACTGAGTAATCTATTACATTACCTAGCTTATCACCAGATAGAAACTTATTATAAATATAGAGTAGACATTAAAATCTTTACTTCTACTAACAGTTTCTTTATTTCTCTTTGTTAAAGTTTTAACTGTTAAATAATAAACCTTATCATCAAAATAAAACACAATATAAGGATGATGCAACTTATTATTATCTGTAGATATATTTATATTAAATCTATCTCTAGCGATTTCTAGTTCATTTATTTCAGGCTTCACTAGTTGTTTGCCACCGTTCAGTGTACTTTCTTTGCAATCAATATATAAATATAAAATATTTATAATATTAATTTATCATACTGATTTTAATATTTCAAGTAGTCTGACTAAAACGCTGGATTTTTTGCCCTAATCATTTTTCATTTTTAACAATCTTCTAAACAATCATTTTTCATTCTTAATATAATTATTAAATTTCAACTAGAATTTTAATTTATAAACTTTAAACTATAATTATTAATTAAAAGCTTATAGTTATCTTAGTTTTATAACTAATTTTAACTTTTAGTTATATGCTTTTATTTATAATATAAATAGTTAATTAGAGAAGTGGTGGATAAGTTGTTTAGTTGAGATTTATATATCATAAATCCTTTATTAATAGTGATTTGATTAGTTGTTGCTAGTTATTTATTTTATAAAAATAGTATTTCTAAACAAAAAGGATTATTTTATTTAGAAATTAGTAGTTTTTGAATTGTAATTAATTTTTTAATTCAAATAATTACAAATTACATTGATTCACCAATTTTAAAATCATTTTCAAGTTCTACTTTAACTATTTTGCTTTTTTTAAGTAGTTATTTTTTATATGCAACGATTCTAAATCCATTAGCATTATGACTCACTTTAAAACTACAAAGCAGAAGAATTTGAATTTGAATTAGTTTATTTAGTTGTTTTTTAAGTATAATGATTGCTTTTTTAAGTAATGTTAATATAACAAGTATTATATTTATTAGTTTATTTTTAGCAGTAGGAATTTCAGCTCAAATTATTTATTTTCTATTTTTTAATGAGCAGTTTAATGAAAGGTTATTTCCAGTTTTTAGTAGTATAAAAGCTTGATTTGTTGTAAGTTTTGCAACTTTTATAAGTTATGAAATTTATAGTTTGTTAAACTTAAATTTAATTTTTAATCATAATAGTTATACAAATTGAATTATTTTTAGTTTAAGTTTAGTTTGTTTAATTATTTGTTTAGTAGTTTCTATATTTGTAAAAGAAAGAAAAATTAAAGTTATTAAATATAAAGAAGATATAGTTGAACAATTACAAAGATATGATTATAAAGTTTTAATAGGTTTAATTGTGATGAGTTTTTTAATTACAAGTGTTAATGTAATTATTAAATCAGATATTTTTGAACTATTTTTAGTAAGTAAATTAAAACAACAATCATATACTAATTTAAATGTTTGAAATTACTTACAATCATTTAGACTA
Proteins encoded:
- a CDS encoding folate family ECF transporter S component produces the protein MLFFLTNGAAICVIILLFAIAYMMDPKFLKTITTIKLTMMAMQVALIVLLTNFLGYSGVFGARLMFGNFVLFLSGMLFGPMGGALVGALSYTAGMINPNIFIHFSFMAAYMIYAMLGSLVFIKKQKSRLSFMISVFVLLFIASFTLTFISHPIAMLAIGKNAYVYVTLVKKFIVFPIDAVIEPILIISTFEVSILVLKRVPNTWNQLWCTRFDSLEFLNKQEKKSKKDLKITQNKPIITGQPSN
- the trmFO gene encoding methylenetetrahydrofolate--tRNA-(uracil(54)-C(5))-methyltransferase (FADH(2)-oxidizing) TrmFO, which codes for MKTIRIIGAGLSGCEAAYYLLKKGYFVELYEIKTIKKNPIQHYDYFCELAYSDSFRSTDLNTSVGTLKKELELLDSLIIKAAKYASINQNNELVVNRIEFSKYITNYLKTFNNLKIIEQEYLNIDLNIPTIIAIGPISTPSFLTNLKKIINKKNLKLFDTVEPTILKQSINKNICYSLDNNLDYLYCDLNKEQFEKFYNALISAKTFNSPLKNEIKLLEKNNYFSIESLAKNKQEFINHFKPINNNAYITITLKKDSVIDNLYTIVNFQTSLMWNEQLKVFSLIPGLENLKIMRYGVMHKNNYINTKKLLNLGVQLKTNKNIFFAGQIIGVDGYVESVCSGLISAINLDRYLNNKKMILPNKNSTIGSLYNYLLKTDSNFNPMRINWALVDLIDGFELSDNSKKFYSKRAIELIKQYLKKINYK
- a CDS encoding lipoprotein, producing MKKILTILGSVCLVATTSAAVIACGDRTPSIKSNEKVENKEKTKPSETPKKEDSKKEEKKEEKKAKPAATTTTVARKEVKAKSDAEIASELTKELFLLMGDSNSKSKNNQLTSSTENILKKTRRKCLKISFSKSCTKKR
- a CDS encoding ATP-binding protein, whose amino-acid sequence is MRYDDQTHIASRDEIFSLGLSGKNLSYDALQTDISWNSATFNLLNSYFKELGIRIIEDYNDLVSLELAKNNVLTNAGALLADQKFIKHSLVFATYWNDFEKSNNKTGKSMDNFDGNLLEILKNSQQFIENKSNVDFKKTDTKRIEYPDYPKLAIREALVNALVHRDYNKFYDQININIYTDRLEIISPGGMVDKSKIQELDPYRIESKRRNPILANIFSMLKLMERRGSGIKRNFKYLCNTRKLQFKTYPRIYIWW
- a CDS encoding MFS cation transporter, coding for MVDKLFSWDLYIINPLLIVIWLVVASYLFYKNSISKQKGLFYLEISSFWIVINFLIQIITNYIDSPILKSFSSSTLTILLFLSSYFLYATILNPLALWLTLKLQSRRIWIWISLFSCFLSIMIAFLSNVNITSIIFISLFLAVGISAQIIYFLFFNEQFNERLFPVFSSIKAWFVVSFATFISYEIYSLLNLNLIFNHNSYTNWIIFSLSLVCLIICLVVSIFVKERKIKVIKYKEDIVEQLQRYDYKVLIGLIVMSFLITSVNVIIKSDIFELFLVSKLKQQSYTNLNVWNYLQSFRLSFVLGQLLLGYLFYKLVIKVIGIVKSISILTSLTMFGVILITFIHNIYLLTIMMWVFGLFFFVMFYLWFGIALMWDYRSTKVSVLSTFLTVTFLTLSVWYLVISICKVNNIGLFGIFKSVFEVINNTDLNKNYLFIKKITEVYYICCILIFCLLGIYLTIFIWTANYIIAEYMDLKQIKLKMTSLAKSDIQSKMITRLIRE